The following nucleotide sequence is from Psilocybe cubensis strain MGC-MH-2018 chromosome 13, whole genome shotgun sequence.
ccccttctcctcctcacctACTGAGCCACAGCGCCCGCCATCAAGATACCGCCCGAACTCGCACCTCTCATTGCTCGCTATGGTTGACTGCTGGGCGCACCTGTACATCAACCCGTACACGCACCTCACGCTCGCCGCGACGCCGCTCTTCCGGCTGTTCCTGGGTGTTGCGGAGCACCTCTTCCTTTCACCTACGTCGCTCCTCGAGGCGTCCATACATTCCGCGCTGCACGACACATGGCACCGCGCGGACGACCTCGAGTTTGTCTGTGCCGCGCGCGGGTGGAGTCAGTGTGTGAGCTTTGGGAGCTTCGAGGTGTATAGGCGGAGATTTGAAGAGACGCGTGCCTTCTTTGAAGGGCGGTTTGAGGAGGTGGGGAAAGTTGGCGCGGAGATGATCAGAGCTGTTATGGAAAGTGAGAtcaagagggaggaggaagagggagttGTCTGAATCACACTGGTGAGCTTTTCGTTTTTGGTTAGGAGTGCATAGATTGATATGATGAACTTGCGGTGTTTCCTAGGAAAAGTACGGTATGCGTTGTATATTTATCATGGTATTTTTTTCGTCCTATCTTCACGGGCACCTCGATATATGAAGTTTTATTTGTTGAATGGCGTTTTATAAATTTTAAAGCTGTGTCTTCTCAAACTCTGTTATATCTCGTCAAGACCAGCAGGGCAACACTGTAACCGCGGCACCCGTTCGTGCGCGGGCTAACATCGGGTCCATGATGCATGACCCGTTTCGAAGCTTGCAGTTGATCAAGCCGACGTCAACATCCAGCAGCCCTTTGATGGTGCGTAATTTAGCAGCAGCACTTGGTGCTGCATCGCACCGACTCGGACAGCACATGGCTCTTCACACTTGAGCGTGACCTCACTGCGATTAAGCATCCCACAGGGACTCACGAGAATCGCGCCTTGTGAGATTTAATGGGAGTTTTTTTTAGCATCGGCATGGGGTTTCTTCTTATATATGGGCGGGAGTTTGGATTCGCGGCTACAGAAAGTGCTATTACTTGCTTCTGATCCAGATAAAACTCTCTGCAAACAATACAACATGGCAAAAACGGCCTTTTCGCTCGCAGAGGAGGTGAAGGCTATGAACCGTAACTGTACGGTCTGTCTTCTCTAATAGATTTTCTACTCATACTGTTGTCTATCGGTCAGGCCAGAACGACCGCCTGAAATTCCTAATCGACAAACTTGTACGTACATCAATGCGAATATCTCCTCTTCGTACGTATACTTACTGATGGCAGGTTGACCATCTTCACGCATACGTTGTCGAAACGTCATTAACGGCGGATGAATGGAGGTACAGATCAACTCGCTCTTTAATTACGAACTATGATTAATAATGAAACAGTGCGGCGATCCACTTCCTCGGAGAGGCAGGGAAGGTGTGCGCAGAGACTCGTCAGGGTAAGTGTCAATGAATTCTGTCCTGCAATACAAAATATTGATAATTTCCTGTTATCTAGAGTTTGATATCCTTTCTGGTGTCCTCGGTGTAACGACCCTCGTGGAAGATATCAATAACGGGAAACCGGCGGGAGCCACGGAGCCTGCCCTTCTTGGTCCATTCTTCAAAGAGGACGCACATAAAGGTATATTATGCAAACATACGACAATGTAATGGGATAACTAACATGGCGTTTCAATTAATCCAGTCGAGAACGGCGACTCCATCGCATCCGAAGGAAAGGGTGACTATCTATACGTCGAAGGGCGCGTGCTCGACCTCCAGGGCAATCCAGTCGCCAACGCGACGATCGATACATGGGAGGCAGATAGCTCTGGTTTATACGATTTCCAGGTGCGTGGTGTTTGTGGGTATTTTGCGTGACTGAATGCCGGCGCTAAATGTTAAATGTTTAAAACGAAAGTATGAAAACCAGGAAGATTGCCGAGGGCGTCTACACACAGCTGAGGACGGTTCATTCTCATTCCGCGCCATTGTGTACGTTGCAAAACCCCGGCGAAAAAGGTTTTCAAGATACTCACTAGCACCGtttgttttgtattttatcCAGCCCAGTACCGTACCCCATCCCCGAGGACGGTCCTGCAGCAAACCTTCTCACATCGCTGGGAAGACACGTCTATCGGCCCGCACACCTCCACTTCGTCATCAGCGTACGCTTGACTCCTCGACATTGAAAAGAAACTTTATTCCTAGGCTAACGCTAAATTCATGTAGGCGCCAGGATACGAATCCGTGACGACCCAGTTCTATTTCAAAGGCGACCCCTACCTCACATCCGACGCTACATTCGGCGTCAAACCCTCGCTAATCGTGGTAAGCTTTTCGGCATCCTCCAATCAGCCAACTACAAATTCCTTATGTACTCAATAGACCCCTGAAATTGTCGAAGACCTTGCGCTGTCAAAGGCGCGTGGATTCAAAGACGCCAAACCCCATACGTATATCAAAAAGGACTTTGTGCTAGTAACTCCAGAGCAAGGTATCAATGCACGCGCAGCTGTCGCAGCGCAGAACTAGCTCGTAGCCAAGAGTACTAAATAGTCAAGATGTAAAGAAATTTTGGAAATCCAGATCAATGGTTGGAAATAGAAGCTTAAGACAGGTGAGAAACAGATATTCCATATTTACGCGCCAATATGCACGAACATTACCCAACGTTCCACAGGAACCTGATTCTTTCTCATTTCACGGATAGCATAGCTCAGCCCCTCCGCCGAATCCTTGAAATCGGGCCTTTTTCCGGAATCACGGAACATGTATTTGTAGAATTCTTTCGATATGAAAGGTCCATCCTCGTCATTCATTTCCCATAGTGTTCCCACAACGCTGCGAAATCCGCAGAACTGTAATGCTGCTGCCAAATGGATAGTCTCGTCGGGAGTGAAGACATCTCCAGCTGCACTGAAGCATGCCGATAGAAAAGCCAATTCGGCATTAGGGAGTCTGGCTCGTATGATGTCCAGTAGAGGAAGACGTCTGTCGTGGAGCTGAAAcgggcactggaaaatgtcagtgcaatgtcagtgcggtcagtgcatgtcagtgcataccacagcaatgtcagtgcaaactgcagtgatgtcagtgcaatgtcagtgcatgtttccAATCATCTATAAATCGGTCAGGGTGTGTCAGTGCGTCCTGGGTTATGTTAGTGTATTGGTTAGTTCATCGTGTGGTGGCAAAGTTTGTACTTGTTAAATTGAAAGTTGTGGGCCATGAGAAAGTTAACTTAGGGAGAATTAAAACATACAGTCATGGAATTTCTGGGCCAGACATGGCTAAATAACAAGATATAGAAGTAGACATATATTTTCTACATTTTCAAGTTACAATCTGGTGTACTAAATCAAGCATAGATGTtggaaaatgaatgaattatgCTGGAATCATTAGATAGGCGCCTCAGAGTATTCCTCTGTATAATTGATCCAACATGCTtgtttgacaatgatttgggaTCATCCTTGGCTGCAGGCGCAACAATGCTTTGAAATATTGGCCTTGGCTTGGAGTGCGGTTTTTTAGTAGGGAGGATGTCCCTATGACACAGctaaaagggaaagggaactAAAAAGTCCCATTGGAGCACCCTAGTTGAGCGGGTCTTTGGGACAGCTGATGGACCGGACGTAATTCATACAGTCTACCTATCTACCATTGTGTTCTTTgtttgaaataaaagataacatgattataaggtaaaaacaatgtcagtgcatcgtcagtgcaccgtcagtgcatgtaagtgcaccgtcagtgcaagtcagtgcaccgtcagtgcaGATGCttggcggtcagtgcatgtgtcagtgcatcaactCTTAGCAGTCAGTGTAAAGATAATTCTAGGAGGATAGTAGATTTCTAGACACTTATAATCCATTCAAAATCCATCTAAGTAATCCTAAAATAAACATAGTTTTATTGTATAGAAGTACagacttcaattttttcacaaatcctaagtgatgtcagtgcatgtcagtgcatagacattatattgtcagtgcatgtcagtgccaACGTGCACTTACACGGGAGGCAAAGTCCAGCACGGTTAAATTTCAACCGTGCCCGTCACGGTTGAAATTTTGGCCTCGTGTACTTATTTCAGATATCTGACATATGATTACATAGCAATTCCTTAAATAGAACACGCTCTTTTTTCGGCACTTCAGTGCGAAGTCGTGATTAACAACAAAGATCGATAAGCAGGAGTGCATCGTTTTTTGGTTGTTCTATCCATTCTGTGTACTAGTTTACCTTTGGACATGCCGAAGGTCATCTGTACCTGCAGTATTTGCATTTTGCACTCCTATTCACACAATGGTATTGATCATCAAGGTCAATATGTTGACACTTCTACTCGTTTGAGACACGAGAAACGAGACCTTGAAAAGAAATCATCGCAATCACCATTGGTCAGAATAATCTCTTTTTTAATCTTTTTGGCATATGAATCTTATTTGGAGATTTAGCCTGTGCCCAATGCCACAACCTTAGCAAACTTAGGAAAGAAATCTAAGCCAAATGCAAAAGCCCAATGTAAGTTTAAACAAACATGAATCAATATGTCTGAGCAGGATAGTAAATTGATAAGCATGTTCATAGCTGTGACCTTTTCGACGGACTTAGTTGTCAAGATTATTTGTGTCTTTCTTATTTGGCTGCATACCCGTGGTCGGATCAGCCGCTCTCTGACAAACAAGATGCTGGTTGTGATCCAGTTAATACTGTCAACACTTTTGCTTGCCATCGAGACTAGTCTTTTTACTGCAGGAATCAATGTCTCATTAAACCGGGTGAAACTACCCAAAGACATCCGCACTGCATACCACAAACATTGCATTGACCCCGAAATTATACGCACTATCTGTTGTCCTAAATGTTTCTCTTTGTTTGGCGTTGTAGATGGAACAGCGCCATCTCGTTGCTTTTGGAAAGGATCACCCCGGTCACGGCCTTGCAATACAGACTTATTTTGCTTACAAAATACTCGAAAGGGGCTCAAGTCTGTGCCATGCATGGTGTACAATACGCAGTCATTCCGCTCTTGGATACAGTTTTTTCTATCTCGTGAAATCATTGAAACAACTTTAGAAAAGACATTTCGACACAATCTTGATAATTCTACACCATATGGTGCTGATATGCGGGATATTCAGGATAGTCCAGGTTGGCGTGATCTCAACAGCGGCTTTAGGTCTCCTCGCAATCTAAATTTTGGGATTTATATCGACTGGTTCAATCCGTTTACCAATAAAATTGCAGGAAAAACCTCTTCATGTGGTGCTATTGTGCTATATTGTCTCAACCTTCCAATCCATCTTCGATATAAACCCGAAAATACCTTTATTATTGGTCTTACTCCACCTCCTCGTGCACCAAACATGATTACTATTTGCCATCTTCTCGAACCGGTTGTGAATACACTTGCCGAATTTCAAGCTCCAGGAATTGAAATCCCCACATTTCAACATCCACATGGTGTTTTTGTTCAGGCCAAGCTTGCACCTCTTATTGCCGACCTAGAAGCTGCTTGCAAAGTTGCTGGGTTTCTAAACCATAGTGCCGATATGTTTTGCTCCTTTTGCCTGTGCACACTAAAAAAACACCTGGAAGATTTGAACTACAGAGCCTGGCAATACCGCAATGGAGTTACTGTTCGCTCGGAAGCTCTGCAATGGAAAAATTTAATCACCAAAAAGGATCGCAAAGCTTTAGAAACCATGAATGGAGTTCGGTGGACACCTTTGCACGCGCTACCATATTGGGATCCTGTAAAACATGTGGTTCTAGGTTATTTGCATAATTGGCTTGAAGGCATTTTGCAACATCAATTGCGGAATTTATGGGGTATAGGCCGAGACGACAAAGAAAAAGCTAGAAACAAAGAATTGGAGACTGAGGAACTATGGAATAATGATGATTTATCTGATTCTGCTTCTGAACTGGATGATATTATTGCGGACAATCGCGTTTTTGGCCAGGATTTCAATACAATGGATATTGATTCGGAACCACAATCTATTCCTATGTCTACAACTCCCTCCTATGCATCCTCTTCACGCTCTACTACACCAACTGCTACAACATACAGTCTTCCATATGTATTTGCAGATAATGCTAcagatgaagaggacgatgACTCGGATGATCCTGATTATATTCCACCCGGTGATATCATCTTTTTCAACTTTACAGAATCTCAACTAGCAGCAATCCGAACTGGTATTCATAATATCTCGCTTCCCACTTGGGTGGATCGGCCACCATCCAATTTAGGAGAACCAAGCCATGGAAAACTCAAGGCACAGGATTATTTGACACTTTTTTCAACAATTTTTCCGCTCATTATTCCAGAATTATGGTATCCTTCATTGGACACATCAGCTGAACACCAATACCTCCAATCATTTTATCATCTTGTGGCAGCCACCAATATAATCTCGTCATATAAAACCTCAAATGCAGAGGCGGACAAATATACTGAGCATTATGTGCAGTATAGAGCAACCATTCAGCATCTTTTCTCTTACCGACAATCCAAGCCAAATCACCACTATGCTATGCACAATGGAGATTTACTCAAATACTGGGGGCCTTTGGCATCATTTAGCGAGTTCCCGGGTGAAAGACTGAATGGTCTTTtacaaaaaataaatacAAATGGCAAAAAGCGTATGTGAATATCTCTATATAGCTACTATTTTATTAAAGCAACTGGTTTTTAGGTCAAATGGACTTAACAATGCTTCGCCAAATGAGTCGGGAATCTCGTATCACTGCACTTTTGCATGATACAAATGATTTAGAACCCCTTGCAAATATCATTGACCCTCCAAGCTCAGACATTTTTGGGACGAgcacaaaccaaacatccCAAAGAATTttaacagagaaaaaaatttcaGCTGCACTCGTTAATGGACATCGGGTCACATCTACAGGATC
It contains:
- a CDS encoding Hydroxyquinol 1,2-dioxygenase — encoded protein: MAKTAFSLAEEVKAMNRNCQNDRLKFLIDKLVDHLHAYVVETSLTADEWSAAIHFLGEAGKVCAETRQEFDILSGVLGVTTLVEDINNGKPAGATEPALLGPFFKEDAHKVENGDSIASEGKGDYLYVEGRVLDLQGNPVANATIDTWEADSSGLYDFQYENQEDCRGRLHTAEDGSFSFRAIVPVPYPIPEDGPAANLLTSLGRHVYRPAHLHFVISAPGYESVTTQFYFKGDPYLTSDATFGVKPSLIVTPEIVEDLALSKARGFKDAKPHTYIKKDFVLVTPEQGINARAAVAAQN